Proteins from a genomic interval of Scomber scombrus chromosome 11, fScoSco1.1, whole genome shotgun sequence:
- the plcd1b gene encoding 1-phosphatidylinositol 4,5-bisphosphate phosphodiesterase delta-1b: MKCLQRQPEMSRSQELQRNAQSQKVVNMNVKLLGMEGDPDLQFLLQGGDLLKVRSSSWKKTRYYRLQEDCKTMWHESKKTFRTKQTFSLDDISALRMGRQSEGLRKNTEEQVDGRCFSIIFKSRRKNLDLIASSEEEAKQWVNSLQKMVSSINNLSSQQKAEHWIISCLAKADKNKDEKLSLSEMKNFLRLINIEVDDEYAEIVFKKCDTSNSGYLSGKEIEHFYDLLTHREEIDVIYGEYAKTTGFMSPDNLVEFLMKEQREKTTLADAHKIIEKHEPDEKAKEKKLLTKDGLLMYLHHQDTLVLNPDHKDVYQDMSHPLNHYFISSSHNTYLMEDQLKGPSSTEAYVRALLKSCRCVELDCWDGSDDEPVIYHGYTLTSKILFKDVIKAIKEYAFKTSDYPVILSLENHCSVEQQEVMARHMSSILGSALVTSPLGEGMPTDFPSPEDLKGKILIKGKRLNKLEASFAAEAAAADATDVTEEEESNDEDEQKEEEKKKKLKLAKELSDMVIYCKSVHFHSFEDARKNQSFYEMSSFKEGKAENLAEESANAYIHHNVDKLSRIYPAGTRTDSSNYNPVPLWNAGCQIVALNFQTSCMDMDVNQGRFLINGKSGYILKPAYMRDTATEFDPITLTRGDWLKHKTLHVMVISAQQLPKVNNKKSSIVDPVVKVEVYGVPADVAEKETKNIENNGFNPTWNESFQFDVYVPELALVRFVVEDYDSTSDNEFVGQYTLPFNSLKLGYRHVPLLNKNGDLLPSAGLFVHIMVVDAE; this comes from the exons GAGACCTCCTCAAGGTCCGCTCCTCGTCCTGGAAGAAGACTCGCTATTACAGACTCCAGGAGGACTGCAAGACCATGTGGCATGAATCGAAGAAAACCTTCAGGACAAAGCAGACCT TTTCCCTTGACGACATCTCTGCGCTTCGAATGGGCCGTCAGTCGGAGGGCTTGAGGAAGAACACGGAGGAGCAGGTGGATGGCCGCTGCTTCTCCATCATCTTCAAGAGCCGCCGCAAGAACCTGGACCTAATTGCCAGCTCAGAAGAGGAGGCCAAGCAGTGGGTCAACAGCTTGCAAAAAATGGTTTCCAGCATAAACAACCTCAGCAGTCAGCAGAAGGCAGAGCA CTGGATCATCAGCTGCCTGGCAAAGGCAGACAAGAACAAAGATGAAAAGCTGAGTCTGTCGGAGATGAAGAACTTCCTGCGTCTGATCAATATCGAAGTGGATGACGAATATGCAGAAATAGTCTTCAAG AAATGTGACACATCAAACTCCGGATACCTGTCAGGAAAAGAGATTGAACACTTCTATGACCTGTTGACCCATCGGGAGGAAATTGACGTGATCTATGGAGAGTACGCTAAAACCACAGGCTTCATGAGCCCTGATAACCTGGTGGAGTTCCTGAtgaaagaacagagagagaaaacaacgCTGGCTGACGCACACAAGATTATTGAGAAGCATGAGCCGGATGAAAAAG CCAAGGAGAAGAAGCTGCTGACCAAAGATGGCTTGCTCATGTACCTGCACCATCAAGACACCTTGGTCCTCAATCCAGACCACAAGGACGTGTACCAGGACATGAGTCATCCCCTCAACCACTACTTCATCTCATCCTCGCACAATACCTACCTCATGGAGGATCAGCTCAAAGGGCCCAGCAGCACAGAGGCTTACGTCAG GGCTCTGCTGAAGAGCTGCCGCTGTGTGGAGCTGGACTGCTGGGACGGATCAGATGACGAGCCGGTGATCTACCACGGCTACACACTCACCTCCAAGATCCTCTTCAAAGATGTGATCAAAGCCATCAAGGAGTATGCATTTAAG ACATCGGATTACCCAGTGATCCTCTCCCTGGAGAACCATTGCAGCGTGGAGCAGCAGGAAGTCATGGCCCGCCATATGAGCTCCATCCTGGGCAGTGCGCTCGTCACCTCTCCCTTAGGGGAAGGAATGCCCACAGACTTCCCGTCTCctgag GACCTAAAGGGGAAGATCCTTATCAAAGGAAAAAGGTTAAACAAACTGGAGGCCAGTTTTGCTGCTGAGGCTGCCGCTGCCGATGCCACTGACgtgacggaggaggaggagtccaACGATGAGGATgaacagaaggaggaagaaaag aagaagaagctgaaacTAGCGAAAGAGCTGTCCGACATGGTGATCTACTGTAAGAGCGTCCACTTCCACAGCTTTGAGGACGCCAGAAAGAACCAGAGCTTCTACGAGATGTCGTCcttcaaggaaggaaaggctgAAAATCTGGCAGAAGAGTCGG CTAATGCCTACATCCATCATAATGTGGACAAACTGAGCCGCATCTACCCAGCAGGCACCAGGACTGACTCATCCAACTACAACCCAGTGCCGCTGTGGAACGCTGGCTGCCAAATCG TGGCCTTAAACTTCCAGACGAGCTGCATGGACATGGATGTGAACCAGGGCAGATTCCTCATCAACGGGAAGAGCGGCTACATCCTGAAACCGGCCTACATGAGGGACACGGCCACGGAGTTCGACCCCATCACCCTGACCCGAGGAGACTGGCTGAAGCACAAGACGCTCCATGTCATG GTTATATCGGCCCAGCAGCTCCCCAAAGTGAACAACAAGAAATCCTCCATTGTTGACCCGGTGGTTAAGGTGGAGGTCTACGGAGTGCCGGCTGATGTCGCTGAGAAAGAGAccaaaaatattgaaaacaatG GTTTTAACCCGACGTGGAACGAAAGCTTCCAGTTTGACGTGTACGTGCCGGAGCTGGCACTGGTGCGCTTCGTCGTGGAGGACTACGACTCCACGTCGGATAATGAGTTCGTTGGGCAGTACACGCTTCCATTCAACAGCTTAAAACTGG GATACAGACATGTGCCTCTGTTGAATAAGAACGGAGACCTTCTCCCCTCTGCTGGACTCTTCGTACACATCATGGTCGTCGATGCTGAATAA